From a region of the Pantanalinema sp. genome:
- a CDS encoding heavy metal-associated domain-containing protein, producing MQSLSVTGMTCQNCVKHVTSALSAVPGVTRVSVDLATGIARVEGDASLPSLLDAVREEGYDAAVV from the coding sequence ATGCAATCGCTGAGCGTCACGGGCATGACCTGCCAGAACTGCGTCAAGCACGTCACTTCCGCCCTTTCTGCCGTTCCGGGCGTCACGCGCGTCTCGGTGGACCTCGCGACCGGCATCGCCCGGGTCGAGGGCGATGCGAGCCTCCCTTCGCTCCTCGACGCGGTGCGCGAGGAGGGCTACGACGCGGCCGTAGTATAA
- a CDS encoding ATP-binding protein gives MDPKLKRIITVLLLSGVGALLNAFPLTLFPGLSFLLGLVPVLVAAVIGGPVVGAFVGVFSTLPTLFYWHDPLAPLRMGAMGAFVGALAPGRMPLVTAPLFWLLFGIPSELLYEPAWPLAFTPLTLLTLLTLLTFGCKQLLNALICAAAADGLLLWPWMRDRLRLAYPHPRLPTVDVRSLLMVMMVLVASIPTVPLTFVGTRQFTRGWNERVETIAYQTLRRVSVHVLDGPRAGALAPSLGREMDRLRPPELESLLIVDRRGKVLASSGKPAPPALQARLPLLGAFGTVWVSQKPPSAPTMAQQLAGLQVVHIAIPQAGLQAVAVIDQVRLVTDVALRLFLALMLMVAALFAAMGFASLMIPLLERPLDRLSGALRAVAGGDLSVRAGPEELKEVDELARCFNVTTEHLRTTVTDLQDANRRLQVAMDKLTELDKVKGTFLNAVSHDLRIPLTSIVGYAEFLQEGMGGSLGDEQRQFVDQILKSSDYMARLLNELLDFARFESGRFKIERVEFDYGPFLRETCAKFAYEADRRGVALELEPLSEPLTLVADPDRLTQVLNNLLSNAIKFTPAGGRIAVRACRVVGGRVRTEVSDMGVGIPAEAIPHLFEQFFQTEAGKKAGGTGLGLPIVRTIVEAHGGEVGVDSEPGKGSTFWFSLPATPAAE, from the coding sequence ATGGACCCGAAGCTGAAACGCATCATCACCGTGCTGCTCCTCTCGGGTGTGGGGGCCCTTCTCAACGCCTTCCCGCTCACCCTCTTCCCGGGCCTCTCATTTCTGCTCGGTCTGGTGCCCGTCCTGGTGGCGGCCGTCATCGGGGGGCCGGTGGTCGGTGCCTTCGTGGGCGTCTTCTCGACCCTTCCGACCCTGTTCTACTGGCACGATCCCCTCGCGCCGCTGCGAATGGGGGCGATGGGCGCCTTCGTCGGCGCGCTCGCCCCGGGGCGGATGCCGCTGGTGACGGCCCCCTTGTTCTGGCTGCTGTTCGGGATTCCCTCCGAACTTTTGTACGAGCCTGCGTGGCCCCTCGCCTTCACGCCCCTCACCCTCCTCACCCTCCTCACCCTCCTCACGTTCGGCTGCAAGCAACTCCTCAACGCCCTGATCTGCGCGGCGGCGGCCGACGGCCTCTTGCTCTGGCCCTGGATGCGCGACCGGTTGCGCCTGGCCTATCCGCACCCACGCCTGCCGACGGTCGATGTGAGGAGCTTGCTGATGGTGATGATGGTGCTCGTCGCCAGCATCCCCACCGTGCCCTTGACCTTCGTCGGGACGCGGCAGTTCACCCGCGGCTGGAACGAGCGGGTGGAGACGATCGCCTACCAGACCCTTCGCAGGGTCAGCGTCCATGTCCTCGACGGCCCCCGGGCCGGGGCGCTCGCGCCGTCGCTGGGCAGGGAGATGGACCGGCTGCGCCCGCCGGAGCTCGAAAGCTTGCTCATCGTCGACCGGCGGGGCAAGGTGCTCGCCTCGAGCGGGAAGCCCGCGCCGCCTGCCCTGCAGGCGCGCTTGCCGCTCCTTGGGGCCTTCGGCACCGTCTGGGTGTCCCAGAAACCGCCCTCGGCGCCAACCATGGCCCAGCAGCTGGCCGGGCTTCAGGTCGTCCACATCGCCATTCCTCAGGCCGGCTTGCAGGCGGTGGCGGTCATCGACCAGGTCCGGCTCGTGACCGACGTGGCCTTGCGCCTCTTCCTGGCGCTGATGCTCATGGTCGCCGCGCTGTTCGCGGCCATGGGGTTCGCCTCGCTCATGATCCCGCTGCTGGAGAGGCCCCTTGATCGCCTGAGCGGCGCCCTGAGGGCGGTCGCGGGTGGCGACCTGTCGGTGAGGGCGGGCCCGGAGGAGCTCAAGGAGGTCGACGAGCTCGCCAGGTGCTTCAACGTGACGACCGAGCACCTGAGGACGACCGTCACCGATCTGCAGGACGCGAACCGGCGCCTCCAGGTCGCCATGGACAAGCTGACCGAGCTCGACAAGGTGAAGGGGACCTTCCTCAACGCCGTCAGCCACGACCTGCGCATTCCCCTCACCTCGATCGTGGGCTATGCGGAGTTCCTGCAGGAGGGGATGGGCGGGAGCCTCGGCGACGAGCAGCGACAGTTCGTCGATCAGATTCTGAAGTCCAGCGACTACATGGCCCGCCTGCTCAACGAGCTGCTGGATTTCGCGCGCTTCGAGTCCGGGCGCTTCAAGATCGAGCGGGTCGAGTTCGACTACGGCCCCTTCCTGCGCGAGACCTGCGCCAAGTTCGCCTACGAGGCCGATCGCAGGGGGGTGGCCCTCGAGCTCGAGCCCCTGAGCGAACCTCTCACCCTCGTGGCGGATCCGGACCGCCTGACCCAGGTGCTCAACAACCTGCTCTCCAACGCCATCAAGTTCACCCCCGCCGGCGGGCGGATCGCGGTGCGGGCCTGCAGGGTGGTCGGCGGTCGCGTCCGGACGGAGGTGAGCGACATGGGCGTCGGGATCCCGGCCGAGGCCATCCCTCATCTCTTCGAGCAGTTCTTCCAGACCGAGGCGGGCAAGAAGGCGGGTGGCACGGGGCTCGGGCTGCCCATCGTCCGGACCATCGTGGAGGCCCACGGCGGCGAGGTCGGGGTCGACAGCGAGCCGGGCAAGGGCAGCACCTTCTGGTTCAGCTTACCTGCGACGCCGGCCGCCGAGTGA
- the mnmA gene encoding tRNA 2-thiouridine(34) synthase MnmA has product MAKKVAIGLSGGVDSAVAAHLLLQAGHELVGVTSLNYAESRCCDARSVFEAKRVADFLGFPYHTIDLILPFKQRVVDAFTEGYQAGLTPNPCTICNAEVRFEELFDEAEWRFEVEAMATGHYARVRYSEEHGRHQLLRGVDPSKDQSYMLYRLDQRQLARVIFPLGELHKAETRAIAEQIGLSIAHKADSQDVCFVMGDTLGFLKREIGDRLSPGPIVDVSGKRLGTHEGIAYYTVGQRKGLGITSARPMYVVRLERATNTVVVGPREAVLVDSLVSREVNWVSWARPEAPFRAEVQIRYKTPPAPATVTPTADGFRIDFDEGQFAASPGQVAAVYAGDVLVAGGVIAG; this is encoded by the coding sequence ATGGCAAAGAAAGTCGCAATCGGACTCAGCGGCGGGGTCGACAGCGCCGTGGCCGCCCACCTCCTCTTGCAGGCGGGGCACGAGCTGGTCGGGGTGACCTCGCTCAACTACGCAGAATCCCGCTGCTGCGACGCCCGCTCCGTCTTCGAGGCCAAGCGCGTCGCCGATTTCCTGGGCTTCCCCTACCACACCATCGACCTGATCCTGCCCTTCAAGCAGCGGGTGGTGGACGCCTTCACCGAGGGCTACCAGGCGGGCCTCACCCCCAACCCCTGCACCATCTGCAACGCCGAGGTCCGCTTCGAGGAGCTGTTCGACGAGGCCGAGTGGCGCTTCGAGGTCGAGGCCATGGCGACCGGCCACTACGCCCGGGTGCGCTACAGCGAGGAGCACGGCCGCCATCAGCTGCTGCGCGGGGTGGATCCGAGCAAGGACCAGTCCTACATGCTCTACCGCCTCGACCAGCGCCAGCTTGCTCGCGTCATCTTCCCGCTCGGTGAGCTCCACAAGGCCGAGACCCGCGCCATCGCCGAGCAGATCGGGCTCTCGATCGCCCACAAGGCAGACAGCCAGGACGTGTGCTTCGTCATGGGCGACACCCTGGGCTTCCTCAAGCGCGAGATCGGCGATCGCCTCTCGCCGGGCCCCATCGTGGACGTCAGCGGCAAGCGCCTCGGCACCCACGAGGGCATCGCCTACTACACCGTCGGCCAGCGCAAGGGCCTGGGCATCACGAGCGCGAGGCCCATGTACGTGGTGCGGCTCGAGCGCGCGACCAACACCGTGGTGGTGGGGCCCCGCGAAGCGGTCCTGGTCGACTCGCTCGTCTCGCGCGAGGTCAACTGGGTCTCCTGGGCACGCCCCGAGGCCCCCTTCAGGGCCGAGGTCCAGATCCGCTACAAGACGCCCCCCGCCCCCGCGACCGTCACCCCCACCGCCGACGGCTTCCGCATCGACTTCGACGAGGGCCAGTTCGCAGCCTCCCCCGGCCAGGTGGCCGCCGTCTACGCGGGCGACGTGCTGGTGGCGGGCGGCGTGATCGCCGGCTGA
- a CDS encoding 1-acyl-sn-glycerol-3-phosphate acyltransferase, with protein sequence MLTPAYPALSGKIFGFNAEREAIVSDVIAREYERKAASQSALELAINDAAVQEIARLEGARKSPALDRWRDVYRTLGHRPLAEKQALYRRLLADSARGIVGNFDPKVYNFATRAVPYGLTWLFKKQSRLPALSPSLADRIHVEGHTDTLRALAERGTVILVPTHSSNLDSLVIGYALYHLGLPPFTYGAGKNLFTNALLSFFMHNLGAYKVDRRLTYGLYKDVLKTYSTVLLERGYHSLFFPGGGRSRSNALESRLKLGLVGTGLAAYINNLRAGKPNPEVFVVPATLNYHLVLEAETLIDDQLQRVGKSRYIIENDESAQARRIASFVHQMLKLDTSMVIRFGEPLDPFGNAVDRDGVSRDLRGRAIDIRKYVEVDGEARHRAQRDAEYTRELGGAIASSYRKNAVVLSTHLVAFALFGLAKERHPQLDLFQLLRLPDDTAYPLAEVCERIDRLRDRLVRLGEAGEVVLGDHVRDDGTEALVDQALRIFGVYHTRPLAERAGDEVRLVDLKLLLYYHNRLTGYGLEEALFPQEARP encoded by the coding sequence ATGCTGACCCCCGCCTATCCCGCGCTCTCGGGCAAGATCTTCGGCTTCAACGCGGAGCGCGAGGCCATCGTCTCGGACGTGATCGCGCGCGAGTACGAGCGCAAGGCCGCCTCCCAGAGCGCCCTGGAGCTTGCGATCAACGACGCCGCCGTCCAGGAGATCGCCCGGCTCGAGGGCGCGCGCAAGTCGCCCGCGCTCGATCGCTGGCGCGACGTCTACCGCACGCTGGGCCACCGCCCCCTGGCCGAGAAGCAGGCCCTTTACCGGCGCCTGCTCGCGGATTCGGCCCGCGGCATCGTCGGCAACTTCGACCCGAAGGTGTACAACTTCGCCACCCGGGCCGTCCCCTACGGCCTCACCTGGCTCTTCAAGAAGCAGAGCCGGCTGCCGGCGCTCTCCCCCTCGCTCGCCGACCGGATCCACGTCGAGGGCCACACCGACACGCTGCGCGCGCTGGCAGAGCGCGGCACGGTCATCCTGGTGCCCACCCACTCGAGCAACCTCGACTCGCTGGTCATCGGCTACGCCCTGTACCACCTGGGCCTTCCGCCCTTCACCTACGGCGCCGGCAAGAACCTCTTCACCAACGCGCTCCTGTCCTTCTTCATGCACAACCTGGGGGCCTACAAGGTCGACCGCAGGCTCACCTACGGCCTCTACAAGGATGTCCTCAAGACCTACTCCACGGTCCTCTTGGAGCGTGGCTACCACTCGCTGTTCTTCCCGGGCGGGGGGCGATCGCGATCCAACGCCCTCGAGTCCAGGCTCAAGCTCGGCCTGGTGGGCACGGGGCTTGCGGCCTACATCAACAACCTGCGCGCGGGCAAACCCAACCCCGAGGTGTTCGTGGTGCCGGCCACCCTCAACTACCACCTGGTGCTCGAGGCCGAGACCCTCATCGACGACCAGCTGCAGCGGGTGGGCAAGTCGCGCTACATCATCGAGAACGACGAGTCGGCCCAGGCCCGCCGGATCGCGAGCTTCGTCCACCAGATGCTCAAGCTGGACACCAGCATGGTGATCCGCTTCGGCGAGCCGCTGGATCCGTTCGGGAACGCGGTCGACCGCGACGGGGTCAGCCGCGACCTGCGCGGGCGCGCCATCGACATCCGCAAGTACGTCGAGGTGGACGGCGAGGCGCGGCACCGCGCCCAGCGCGACGCCGAGTACACCCGCGAGCTGGGCGGCGCCATCGCCAGCAGCTACCGCAAGAACGCGGTGGTGCTCTCCACCCACCTGGTGGCCTTCGCCCTCTTCGGTCTCGCCAAGGAGCGCCACCCCCAGCTGGACCTGTTCCAGCTGCTGCGGCTGCCCGACGACACGGCCTATCCGCTCGCCGAGGTCTGCGAGCGGATCGATCGCCTGCGCGATCGCCTGGTCCGCCTGGGCGAGGCGGGCGAGGTGGTGCTCGGCGACCACGTCCGGGACGACGGCACCGAGGCCCTGGTGGACCAGGCCCTGCGGATCTTCGGCGTCTACCACACCCGGCCGCTCGCCGAGCGCGCGGGCGACGAGGTGCGCCTGGTCGACCTCAAGCTGCTCTTGTACTACCACAACCGCCTGACGGGCTACGGCCTGGAAGAGGCGCTCTTTCCCCAGGAGGCCCGCCCATGA
- a CDS encoding pseudouridine synthase yields the protein MAAFRYLMLNKPYDVLSQFSGDDPAQTLRGYVGVPGVYPVGRLDKDSEGLLLLSDDGSLAHRLTDPRYEHPKTYLVQVERVPDEAALQALRTGVVFEGKRSRPAEFELLGEPPALGERPVPVRFRKSVPTAWLRVVLREGRNRQIRKMTAAVGFPTLRIYRVGLGGLSLGPLAPGQWRDLTHEEVAALRALFRPPSLGGRRRR from the coding sequence ATGGCCGCGTTCCGCTACCTCATGCTCAACAAGCCCTACGACGTCCTGAGTCAATTCTCGGGCGACGATCCCGCGCAGACCCTCAGGGGCTACGTCGGCGTCCCGGGGGTGTACCCGGTCGGACGCCTCGACAAGGACTCGGAGGGCCTGCTGCTCTTGAGCGACGACGGTTCGCTCGCGCACCGGCTCACGGACCCGCGCTACGAGCACCCCAAGACCTACCTGGTCCAGGTCGAGCGCGTCCCCGACGAGGCCGCGCTCCAGGCCCTGCGCACCGGGGTCGTCTTCGAGGGCAAGCGGAGCCGCCCGGCCGAGTTCGAGCTGCTGGGCGAGCCCCCGGCGCTGGGCGAGCGGCCCGTGCCGGTGCGCTTCCGCAAGAGCGTCCCCACCGCCTGGCTCAGGGTCGTGCTGCGCGAGGGGCGCAACCGCCAGATCCGCAAGATGACCGCCGCGGTGGGCTTCCCCACCCTGCGCATCTACCGGGTCGGACTCGGCGGCCTCTCGCTGGGCCCCCTGGCTCCCGGCCAGTGGCGCGACCTGACCCACGAAGAGGTCGCCGCGCTCCGGGCCCTCTTTCGGCCGCCTTCACTCGGCGGCCGGCGTCGCAGGTAA
- a CDS encoding patatin-like phospholipase family protein, whose translation MGKVGLVLCGGVAKGAYEAGVLKAIAEHQIYPDAIVGISAGAINGTFAAQLIAAGQFTGQAVESELVHHWRETVNAQNLYQGFGRMDGDEMERRNLRTLFNRIGVDPLRRQYRPRIGFDSLFAFEQLIRGDFASLISHHFVRQIMEDYVRLPQVIKRPVKLSLVATDLMGSTSLSDAMELAARYSVYEDYVWSNEASHEDWEANVQPRLTRMIEASSSFPFLFPPTRDAQSGAMLFDGGLMDNAPIGRVIRMDPEIDTVLVVSGVTVVDRPEHEPDTLYGVLGRVFSMLAGRFVIQNYRKVRKENDKLERLHELLKRGRNGNVLQNAFNQTLAQAAGYKSLDDLLERRIVRLIPIFPKPSLPGDVFEGFFRPELREAYIQQGYRDASAALGREAWVSTDAGVADIPEEALIMARAFDHAFDA comes from the coding sequence ATGGGCAAGGTTGGTTTGGTACTGTGCGGCGGGGTCGCCAAGGGGGCGTACGAGGCGGGCGTCCTCAAGGCCATCGCGGAGCACCAGATCTATCCCGACGCCATCGTGGGGATCTCGGCGGGGGCCATCAACGGGACCTTCGCCGCCCAGCTCATCGCCGCGGGCCAGTTCACGGGCCAGGCGGTCGAATCGGAGCTGGTCCACCACTGGCGCGAGACGGTCAACGCGCAGAACCTCTACCAGGGCTTCGGCCGGATGGACGGCGACGAGATGGAGCGCCGCAACCTGCGCACCCTCTTCAACCGCATCGGGGTCGACCCCCTGCGCCGCCAGTACCGCCCGCGCATCGGCTTCGATTCCCTCTTCGCCTTCGAGCAGCTGATCCGCGGCGACTTCGCCTCGCTCATCTCCCACCACTTCGTCCGGCAGATCATGGAGGACTACGTGCGCCTCCCGCAGGTCATCAAGCGCCCCGTCAAGCTGAGCCTGGTCGCCACCGACCTGATGGGCTCCACCTCCTTGAGCGACGCGATGGAACTCGCGGCCCGCTACTCGGTCTACGAGGACTACGTCTGGAGCAACGAGGCGAGCCACGAGGACTGGGAGGCGAACGTCCAACCTCGCCTGACCCGGATGATCGAGGCGTCGAGCTCTTTTCCCTTCCTCTTCCCCCCGACCCGCGACGCGCAGAGCGGGGCGATGCTGTTCGACGGCGGCCTGATGGACAACGCCCCCATCGGCCGCGTGATCCGCATGGACCCCGAGATCGACACGGTGCTCGTGGTCTCGGGAGTGACGGTGGTCGATCGGCCCGAGCACGAGCCCGACACCCTCTACGGGGTGCTGGGCCGGGTCTTCTCGATGCTCGCGGGTCGCTTCGTCATCCAGAACTACCGGAAGGTCCGCAAGGAGAACGACAAGCTCGAGCGCCTGCACGAGCTGCTCAAGCGCGGCAGGAACGGCAACGTCCTCCAGAACGCCTTCAACCAGACCCTCGCCCAGGCCGCGGGTTACAAGAGCCTCGACGACCTTCTGGAGCGCCGGATCGTGCGCTTGATCCCCATCTTCCCCAAGCCCTCTTTGCCGGGAGACGTCTTCGAGGGCTTCTTCCGGCCCGAGCTCCGCGAGGCCTACATCCAGCAGGGCTATCGCGACGCCAGCGCCGCGCTCGGGCGCGAGGCCTGGGTCTCCACCGACGCGGGAGTCGCCGACATCCCCGAGGAGGCCCTCATCATGGCCCGCGCGTTCGACCACGCCTTCGATGCCTAG
- a CDS encoding aldehyde dehydrogenase produces MPRQTLSPLLAAQRVFFASGKSKALEFRMESLRSLQGALQRREKALFDALRADLGKSEAESYLTEVGFVLKEVRHTLKHLPRWVRPRRVPTPLVLQPGRQRLYHEPLGATLIIAPWNYPVSLSLSPLVGAVAAGNTAILKPSELASASSQAIAEVVREAFSPEHVAVLEGGKEVSEALLAEKWDHIFFTGGTGIGRIVARAGAEQLAKVTLELGGKSPAIVTAKARLDVAARRIAWGKFTNAGQTCVAPDYLLVEKGVYGPFLDALKVAIREMYGDDPAASPDYGRIVNAAHFERLCRLITPENVVVGAEHDAERCYIAPTVLRDVSPSHPAMQDEIFGPVLPVLKVEDLDEAIATIGNHPNPLALYVFSEDRAEQQRVIAQVPFGGGCVNNTIVHLADPGLPFGGRNESGLGAYHGEHSFETFSHRKAVHEAATWLDLALKYPPYAGRLGLLRKLIR; encoded by the coding sequence ATGCCCCGGCAGACCCTTTCGCCCCTCCTTGCCGCCCAGCGGGTCTTCTTCGCGAGCGGAAAGTCGAAAGCGCTTGAATTTCGCATGGAGAGCCTGCGCAGCCTGCAGGGCGCCCTTCAGCGGCGCGAGAAGGCGCTCTTCGACGCGCTGCGCGCGGACCTCGGCAAGTCCGAGGCCGAATCGTACCTGACCGAGGTCGGCTTCGTCCTCAAGGAGGTCCGGCACACCCTCAAGCACCTGCCCCGCTGGGTCCGCCCCCGCCGGGTCCCGACGCCCTTGGTCCTCCAGCCGGGGCGTCAGCGCCTCTACCACGAGCCCCTCGGCGCGACGCTCATCATCGCCCCCTGGAACTACCCGGTCAGCCTCTCGCTCTCGCCGCTGGTGGGCGCCGTCGCCGCAGGCAACACCGCCATCCTCAAGCCCTCGGAGCTTGCGAGCGCCTCCTCGCAAGCGATCGCCGAGGTGGTGCGCGAGGCCTTTTCCCCCGAGCACGTGGCGGTCCTCGAGGGCGGCAAGGAGGTCTCGGAGGCGCTCTTGGCCGAGAAGTGGGACCACATCTTCTTTACCGGCGGCACCGGGATCGGGCGGATCGTGGCCCGAGCCGGCGCCGAGCAGCTCGCCAAGGTGACCCTCGAGCTTGGCGGCAAGAGCCCCGCCATCGTCACCGCCAAGGCCCGGCTCGACGTGGCGGCCCGCCGCATCGCGTGGGGCAAGTTCACCAACGCGGGCCAGACCTGCGTGGCACCCGACTACCTGCTCGTCGAGAAGGGCGTCTACGGGCCCTTCCTCGACGCGCTCAAGGTGGCCATCCGGGAGATGTACGGGGACGACCCCGCCGCGAGCCCCGACTACGGCCGCATCGTCAACGCGGCGCACTTCGAGCGCCTCTGCCGCCTCATCACCCCGGAAAACGTCGTGGTGGGCGCCGAGCATGACGCCGAGCGGTGCTACATCGCCCCGACCGTCCTGCGCGACGTGTCCCCCTCGCACCCGGCCATGCAGGACGAGATCTTCGGCCCCGTCCTGCCGGTGCTCAAGGTCGAGGACCTGGACGAGGCGATCGCCACAATCGGCAACCACCCCAACCCGCTCGCGCTCTACGTCTTCTCGGAGGACCGGGCCGAGCAGCAACGGGTGATCGCGCAGGTGCCCTTCGGCGGCGGCTGCGTCAACAACACCATCGTTCACCTGGCCGATCCCGGCCTGCCCTTCGGGGGCCGCAACGAGAGCGGGCTCGGGGCCTACCACGGCGAGCACTCGTTCGAGACGTTCTCTCACCGCAAGGCCGTCCACGAGGCCGCGACCTGGCTCGATCTGGCGCTCAAGTACCCGCCTTACGCCGGGCGCCTGGGGCTGCTGAGGAAGTTGATCCGGTAA
- a CDS encoding S8 family serine peptidase codes for MSRRALDPIALLVAALTAATAGCGLGGGAGVSPTAHQMASAGKMPSGTYSTRRVLVSFKAGQAASGKESLTARLGLRALQDLPQLGMSVFALPASARREIALGAIAAQPAVASVEADVRMHAGYRPQDPDSSLGAFSGLYVGFRASLYQAWDATLGDPRVVVAVVDTGVDVTHPDLRDRVVTGKNFVKQIEEDQDDGTTKLVDLLDKGPMDDSGHGTHVAGIIAASENSRGITGMAPRCRIMPVKSLAYNESGFSSDVASGVVWAVDHGAHVINMSLGAYGGSKALEKAVAYALSRNVTVVAAMGNDRADPDAGYGVSPSYPAALPGVIAVGATDGDDKSAYFSNAGRWISVSAPGDGILSTTPTYPVHGLVAQDYDQMSGTSMATPFVAGLAALMLSHTPGLSPQQVRTRLEASADDVGVPGFDTATGHGRINPLRALGMK; via the coding sequence TTGTCCCGACGCGCCCTCGATCCCATCGCGCTTCTCGTCGCGGCCCTCACGGCCGCGACGGCCGGCTGCGGACTGGGCGGCGGGGCGGGGGTGAGCCCTACCGCGCACCAGATGGCGAGCGCCGGCAAGATGCCCTCCGGCACCTACTCGACCAGGCGGGTGCTCGTCTCTTTCAAGGCGGGCCAGGCGGCCTCGGGCAAGGAGAGCCTGACGGCGCGCCTCGGCTTGCGCGCGCTCCAGGACCTGCCCCAGCTGGGCATGAGCGTGTTCGCCCTGCCCGCCTCGGCCAGGCGTGAGATCGCGCTCGGCGCCATCGCCGCCCAGCCCGCCGTCGCCTCGGTCGAGGCCGATGTCCGCATGCATGCCGGCTACCGCCCCCAGGACCCCGACTCGAGCCTCGGGGCCTTCAGCGGCCTCTACGTCGGCTTCCGCGCGTCGCTCTACCAGGCATGGGACGCCACCCTCGGCGACCCGCGGGTGGTGGTCGCGGTCGTCGACACCGGGGTGGACGTGACCCACCCCGACCTGCGCGATCGCGTCGTGACGGGCAAGAACTTCGTCAAGCAGATCGAGGAGGACCAGGACGACGGCACCACCAAGCTGGTGGACCTCCTTGACAAGGGCCCCATGGACGACAGCGGCCACGGCACGCACGTGGCGGGCATCATCGCGGCCTCCGAGAACTCGAGGGGCATCACCGGCATGGCCCCGCGCTGCCGGATCATGCCCGTCAAGAGCCTCGCCTACAACGAGAGCGGCTTCTCCAGCGACGTGGCGAGCGGCGTGGTGTGGGCCGTGGACCACGGCGCCCACGTGATCAACATGAGCCTCGGCGCCTACGGCGGCTCGAAGGCCCTCGAGAAGGCCGTGGCCTACGCCCTGTCGCGCAACGTGACGGTGGTGGCCGCCATGGGCAACGACCGCGCCGACCCCGACGCCGGCTACGGCGTGAGCCCGAGCTACCCCGCGGCGCTCCCCGGGGTGATCGCGGTGGGGGCGACCGACGGCGACGACAAGAGCGCCTACTTCTCCAACGCCGGCCGCTGGATCTCGGTGTCGGCCCCCGGCGACGGCATCCTCTCGACCACCCCGACCTACCCGGTCCACGGCCTGGTCGCCCAGGACTACGACCAGATGTCCGGCACCTCCATGGCGACCCCGTTCGTCGCGGGCCTCGCGGCCCTCATGCTCAGCCACACCCCGGGCCTCAGCCCCCAGCAGGTCAGAACCCGCCTCGAGGCGAGCGCCGACGACGTGGGGGTGCCGGGCTTCGACACCGCCACCGGCCACGGCCGGATCAACCCCCTGCGGGCCCTGGGGATGAAGTAA
- a CDS encoding NUDIX hydrolase has product MAKVKHQVSSGGLVFRRHEGRLEVALIAIRGGRVWALPKGRVEAGETLEQTARREIFEETGVEGEVVDRLGTISYWFYAKEEEVKVHKTVHFYLLRYVSGEATDACDEVDEARWWPLDQTLPILTYKSERETVEKAIALLRERGELPAQG; this is encoded by the coding sequence TTGGCCAAGGTCAAGCACCAAGTTTCCTCGGGCGGCCTGGTTTTCCGCCGGCACGAGGGGCGGCTCGAGGTCGCGCTCATCGCCATTCGCGGCGGGCGCGTCTGGGCGCTGCCGAAGGGCCGCGTCGAGGCCGGGGAGACCCTCGAGCAGACCGCCCGGCGCGAGATCTTCGAGGAGACCGGCGTCGAGGGCGAGGTCGTCGATCGGCTCGGCACCATCTCCTACTGGTTCTACGCCAAGGAGGAGGAGGTCAAGGTCCACAAGACCGTCCACTTCTACCTGCTGCGCTACGTAAGCGGCGAAGCGACCGACGCCTGCGACGAGGTGGACGAGGCCCGCTGGTGGCCCCTGGACCAGACCCTTCCCATCCTGACCTACAAGAGCGAGCGCGAGACCGTCGAGAAGGCGATCGCGCTCTTGCGCGAGCGCGGCGAGCTTCCCGCTCAGGGCTGA
- a CDS encoding thioesterase family protein translates to MSLSREVKTSLRVRYAETDAQQVAYHANYIVWFEVARGDYLRAIGLDYNAMEASGAFVVVAELQAKYLAPVRYDDELTIVSRIAELRSRSFRFAYRVYKGDRLVTEGWTAHVVVNREGRPISIPPELRERLEAEDGERWQGDALVSPQA, encoded by the coding sequence ATGAGCCTGTCGCGCGAAGTCAAGACCTCGCTGCGCGTTCGCTACGCCGAGACCGACGCCCAGCAGGTCGCCTATCACGCCAACTACATCGTGTGGTTCGAGGTGGCGCGCGGGGATTACCTGCGCGCCATCGGCCTCGACTACAACGCCATGGAGGCCTCGGGGGCCTTCGTGGTGGTCGCCGAGCTGCAAGCGAAGTACCTGGCTCCGGTCCGGTACGACGACGAGCTGACGATCGTCAGCCGGATCGCCGAGCTGCGCAGCCGCTCGTTCCGCTTCGCCTACCGGGTCTACAAGGGCGATCGCCTCGTCACCGAGGGCTGGACGGCGCACGTGGTGGTCAACCGGGAGGGACGTCCCATCTCGATTCCGCCCGAGCTGCGCGAGCGCCTCGAGGCGGAGGACGGCGAACGCTGGCAGGGGGACGCGCTCGTCAGCCCGCAAGCCTGA